The Gemmata palustris genome includes a region encoding these proteins:
- a CDS encoding YdaU family protein, with product MTSIHTIPLHLGDFLSDTVHLSPAELGAYFRLIAFHYRLGPDGLPDDETQLRRVTGMDNKSWRSSRELILGFFEKSGDRRWVHARVQKTLFGIAQKTGQNRDKALKRWNSPNAAASDQQCHGNAIHKP from the coding sequence ATGACCAGCATCCACACCATTCCTCTACATCTCGGCGATTTCCTCTCCGACACGGTGCATCTCTCACCAGCCGAGCTTGGCGCATATTTCCGACTTATTGCCTTCCACTACCGCTTAGGTCCAGACGGACTTCCAGACGACGAGACACAGCTCCGCCGCGTCACCGGCATGGACAACAAAAGCTGGCGCTCATCGCGTGAACTGATCCTCGGATTCTTCGAGAAGAGTGGTGACAGAAGGTGGGTACATGCGAGGGTACAGAAGACCCTATTTGGAATTGCACAGAAGACGGGACAGAATCGCGATAAGGCATTGAAAAGGTGGAATTCACCAAATGCCGCAGCATCAGATCAGCAATGCCACGGCAATGCCATCCATAAGCCATAA
- a CDS encoding VRR-NUC domain-containing protein: MLSVVVAWCHHNRVFVWRNNTGGFKHPVTGKYIRFGFPGSPDLLGMTRSGRFLGIECKREGGRLEDSQKRFKEQCEASGGIYLVIRSIDDLEAHREAILRG; this comes from the coding sequence GTGCTCAGTGTGGTCGTCGCGTGGTGCCATCACAACCGAGTGTTCGTGTGGCGGAACAACACAGGGGGTTTCAAGCACCCGGTCACCGGCAAGTACATCCGCTTTGGCTTTCCAGGCTCACCAGATCTTCTCGGGATGACTCGTTCCGGCCGGTTCCTCGGCATCGAGTGTAAACGTGAGGGCGGACGCCTTGAGGATTCACAGAAACGCTTCAAAGAGCAGTGCGAGGCCAGTGGAGGCATTTACCTGGTGATTCGGTCCATCGACGATCTGGAAGCGCATCGCGAGGCGATTCTTCGTGGCTAG
- a CDS encoding MerR family transcriptional regulator has product MGYLETSKTYTLTDAARMIGMDRGNLSYYVRKGKNPPPFEQIGERYYFDIDKLREWYRTTRHCRRNQS; this is encoded by the coding sequence ATGGGATACCTAGAGACTTCAAAGACTTACACGCTCACGGACGCGGCCCGAATGATCGGCATGGACCGTGGCAACCTCAGCTACTACGTCCGAAAGGGAAAGAACCCGCCGCCATTCGAGCAGATCGGCGAGCGCTATTATTTCGACATCGACAAGCTCAGGGAGTGGTACAGGACCACAAGGCACTGCCGGAGGAACCAGTCATGA
- a CDS encoding phage replication initiation protein, NGO0469 family, whose protein sequence is MTYIAPQEKREFKLVTEGPHIAVLVRIIDLGSHQNNFGNIRRQVDFAWEVPDELAENGKPLLVSNRYSVTMTEKSQLPKMVRGWVGGDPLSEGIDFTKLLGRPAMINVRHSVNDDKTYANVDTVMPLPKGMPAPTHVHEPLIFWMYLEQRRMDKAVFEALPEYLRKTIEKSNEYATISGSGMHSASSSPRTDDSVPSYFDEGPGY, encoded by the coding sequence ATGACCTATATCGCCCCACAGGAGAAACGTGAATTTAAGCTAGTTACAGAAGGCCCACACATCGCAGTGCTGGTTCGCATCATTGACCTCGGCAGCCACCAGAACAATTTCGGGAACATCCGCCGCCAGGTGGATTTTGCCTGGGAAGTGCCCGATGAGCTGGCCGAGAACGGCAAACCACTGTTGGTCAGTAACCGCTACAGCGTGACGATGACCGAGAAATCACAGCTACCGAAAATGGTGCGCGGATGGGTCGGCGGTGACCCGCTGAGCGAAGGCATCGACTTCACCAAACTGCTCGGCCGCCCGGCGATGATAAACGTTCGTCACTCCGTGAACGACGACAAAACCTACGCGAATGTTGACACCGTGATGCCGCTGCCCAAGGGGATGCCTGCTCCAACCCACGTTCACGAGCCGTTGATTTTCTGGATGTACCTGGAGCAGAGGAGAATGGATAAGGCGGTGTTCGAGGCCTTGCCCGAGTACCTGCGGAAGACGATCGAGAAGTCCAACGAATACGCCACGATTTCCGGCTCCGGGATGCACTCGGCCTCATCCTCGCCTCGTACCGATGACAGCGTCCCGTCATACTTCGATGAAGGCCCCGGCTACTGA